The Flammeovirga agarivorans genome has a window encoding:
- a CDS encoding efflux RND transporter permease subunit: MKLIEGSLNKPITVMVGVIGIAIFSFLAIRNMKIDIFPTFGSPTIYVAQPYGGLSPDQMESFVTNYYEYHFLYVTGVKKVESKSVQGNALIKIEFHEGTDMSQAAAEVVGYVNRSRAFMPPGTVPPFITRFDAGSVPVGQLVFSSDTRTLGEIADLALFKVRPMFSTLPGVSAPPPFGGSSKTVIVKVDPEKVKRYNYTPEEIVTALSKSNTISPAGNIGIGDEMKITPQNTVIEDIDDFGKIPLSFRDGANVYLNDIANVSIGADITTGYALVDGARSVYIPVTKRADASTWEVVQNVKKSLPEMQAAVPSDIKVSYEFDQSGYVINSLKSVMVEGGIGALLTGLMVMLFLGDRRGALIVVLTIPIAILSSVICLNMIGQTINIMTLGGLALSVGMLVDEATVTIENIHRHLEMGKTKAAAVLEGCREIVTPKLLILFSILAVFAPALFMSGVPKGMFMPMALAVGFSMIASFLLSMTFVPVMAVWLMKKFDPSPHESKYFDRFKLAYLGMINSMKSSSGKYVTSYFIVAAGIIGIGFYVIGLDIFPKVDAGQAQVRLRLKTGTRVERTEEATKDLLSITKEIVGEENVDITSAFIGTQPSSFPVNLIHLWTSGPHESVVKINLKKEAGYPIEDFKEALREKFLKAYPEAKLSFEPGDLVDQVMNLGATNPLEVAILGKDLNTSMKVAEQLEAQMQQIDYYRDVQITTPLDYPGIKIDIDRIKAGKLGLTVVEISKSMVTATSSSRFTQPNYWRDPNSGVAYQVQVEYPQYDMNSPEDIESVPVANKDGKKIFLRDVASWKNVETPAEYDRLNQQRFITITANIHEKDLGTAIKDLDRSIQALGDLPSGIKIIKRGQSDLLDLTLGELELGLGIAIAVIFLMLAASFQSFKISMTTLSILPMVVGGSLVFLILTGHTLNIQSYMGMIMAVGVAVSNAVLFITNAEEERKAGNTKAFITAAENRLRPILMTGLAMMVGMLPMALGMGEGGDQIAPLGVAVIGGLAASMFSILVILPLLYQNFVGGNNFKSESLNPEDKNSKYFIATNG; the protein is encoded by the coding sequence ATGAAACTAATTGAAGGATCATTAAATAAACCGATTACGGTGATGGTTGGTGTGATAGGGATTGCCATATTCTCTTTTCTTGCTATCCGTAATATGAAAATAGATATTTTTCCCACTTTTGGTTCACCTACAATCTATGTGGCTCAGCCCTATGGAGGTTTGTCACCTGATCAGATGGAATCGTTTGTAACGAACTATTATGAATACCATTTTTTGTATGTAACAGGAGTCAAGAAAGTGGAATCCAAGTCAGTACAAGGGAATGCATTGATAAAAATCGAATTCCATGAAGGAACAGATATGAGTCAGGCAGCTGCTGAAGTGGTAGGATATGTAAATCGTTCAAGGGCATTTATGCCACCGGGTACTGTGCCTCCGTTTATCACGCGTTTTGACGCAGGGTCTGTGCCTGTAGGACAATTGGTATTCTCTTCGGATACTAGAACCTTGGGTGAAATTGCTGACTTAGCATTATTTAAAGTAAGACCAATGTTTTCCACCTTACCTGGCGTTTCAGCTCCTCCTCCTTTTGGTGGATCTTCTAAAACAGTAATAGTGAAAGTAGATCCTGAGAAAGTAAAACGATACAATTATACTCCAGAAGAGATCGTAACGGCTTTGTCGAAGTCCAATACCATTTCTCCTGCAGGAAATATTGGTATAGGAGATGAGATGAAGATCACACCTCAAAATACAGTCATAGAAGATATAGATGATTTTGGTAAAATACCATTGTCTTTTAGAGATGGAGCCAATGTCTATTTAAACGATATCGCTAATGTTTCTATTGGTGCAGATATTACGACTGGTTATGCCTTAGTTGATGGAGCAAGATCTGTCTATATCCCTGTAACAAAAAGGGCAGATGCTTCTACATGGGAAGTCGTACAAAATGTAAAGAAATCACTTCCAGAAATGCAAGCCGCTGTACCTTCAGATATCAAAGTTTCTTATGAGTTTGATCAGTCGGGGTATGTGATTAATTCATTAAAAAGTGTAATGGTTGAGGGAGGCATCGGAGCATTGCTAACTGGACTAATGGTGATGCTATTTCTAGGTGATCGTAGAGGAGCATTAATAGTAGTATTAACTATACCTATTGCCATATTATCGAGTGTGATTTGTTTAAATATGATTGGTCAGACCATCAATATTATGACATTAGGAGGTTTGGCTTTGTCTGTCGGTATGCTTGTAGATGAAGCAACTGTTACGATAGAAAATATACATCGACATTTGGAGATGGGGAAAACAAAAGCTGCAGCTGTATTAGAAGGCTGTAGAGAGATCGTGACTCCAAAACTTCTGATTCTGTTTAGTATTCTGGCAGTGTTTGCCCCAGCTTTATTTATGTCGGGAGTACCGAAGGGAATGTTTATGCCAATGGCCTTAGCTGTAGGTTTTTCGATGATTGCTTCTTTCTTATTATCCATGACTTTTGTTCCTGTAATGGCTGTTTGGTTAATGAAAAAGTTTGATCCTTCACCTCATGAAAGTAAATATTTTGATCGATTTAAGTTGGCTTACCTTGGTATGATCAATAGTATGAAAAGTAGTTCTGGAAAATATGTCACTTCTTATTTTATAGTAGCTGCGGGTATTATTGGTATAGGGTTTTATGTGATTGGTCTTGATATTTTCCCAAAGGTGGATGCAGGACAAGCACAAGTAAGGTTACGATTAAAAACGGGTACGAGAGTAGAGCGAACAGAAGAAGCAACCAAAGACTTACTCAGTATCACAAAAGAAATTGTGGGGGAGGAAAATGTCGATATCACTTCTGCATTTATCGGTACACAACCATCAAGTTTTCCTGTCAACTTAATTCACTTATGGACCAGCGGACCCCATGAATCTGTTGTAAAAATTAATTTGAAGAAGGAAGCAGGTTATCCTATTGAAGATTTCAAAGAAGCCTTGAGAGAGAAGTTTTTAAAAGCATATCCTGAAGCTAAATTATCTTTTGAACCTGGAGATTTAGTGGATCAAGTGATGAACCTTGGAGCTACCAACCCATTAGAAGTGGCGATACTAGGTAAGGACCTTAACACTTCGATGAAAGTAGCAGAACAGTTGGAAGCTCAAATGCAACAAATTGATTATTACAGAGATGTTCAAATTACTACCCCTTTGGATTATCCCGGCATAAAGATCGACATTGATCGAATAAAGGCAGGGAAGTTAGGGTTAACGGTCGTGGAAATCTCTAAATCTATGGTAACGGCGACTTCATCAAGCAGATTCACCCAACCAAATTATTGGAGAGACCCTAATTCTGGGGTGGCCTACCAAGTACAGGTAGAATATCCACAGTACGATATGAATAGTCCTGAGGATATTGAGTCGGTTCCCGTAGCGAATAAAGATGGGAAAAAGATCTTTTTAAGAGATGTTGCAAGCTGGAAAAATGTAGAAACACCAGCAGAATATGATCGTCTCAACCAACAACGCTTTATTACCATCACAGCCAATATTCATGAAAAGGATTTAGGTACAGCAATAAAAGATTTAGACCGTTCTATTCAGGCGTTAGGAGATTTACCTTCGGGTATCAAAATCATAAAAAGAGGACAGTCTGACTTATTGGACCTTACTTTAGGAGAGTTAGAATTAGGGTTAGGTATTGCTATCGCTGTAATATTCTTGATGTTGGCAGCAAGTTTCCAGTCATTTAAAATTTCTATGACAACACTCTCTATATTACCTATGGTTGTCGGGGGATCTCTAGTATTTCTTATACTGACAGGGCATACTCTTAATATTCAGTCATATATGGGAATGATCATGGCTGTAGGTGTAGCCGTTTCTAATGCCGTATTATTTATCACGAATGCAGAGGAAGAAAGAAAAGCAGGGAATACAAAAGCATTTATCACCGCAGCTGAAAATAGGTTGAGACCTATCCTTATGACCGGATTAGCAATGATGGTGGGAATGCTTCCTATGGCATTAGGCATGGGAGAAGGTGGAGATCAAATAGCTCCTCTCGGGGTCGCTGTTATTGGAGGTCTTGCCGCATCCATGTTTAGTATTCTAGTGATACTACCATTGCTCTATCAGAATTTTGTTGGAGGGAATAATTTTAAGAGTGAATCACTTAACCCAGAAGACAAGAACAGTAAATATTTTATCGCCACTAACGGGTAA